A genomic segment from Luteibacter aegosomatis encodes:
- the rsfS gene encoding ribosome silencing factor, with protein sequence MSSPAPRKAKSKSAASNEHLRQRVTAALEDLKAKDVREIDVRGKTSIADVLFIASGTSARHVKSIADEVVKFAKEAGVMPLGVEGQSEAEWVLVDLGDIIVHVMLPRIREFYGLERLWTVGDDAPPEAAND encoded by the coding sequence TTGAGTTCTCCCGCCCCCCGCAAGGCAAAGTCCAAGTCCGCCGCCAGCAACGAGCACCTGCGTCAGCGCGTGACGGCCGCACTGGAAGACCTCAAGGCCAAGGACGTCCGCGAAATCGACGTTCGTGGCAAAACCTCCATCGCCGACGTCCTGTTCATCGCCTCGGGCACCTCGGCACGGCACGTGAAATCGATCGCCGACGAGGTGGTCAAGTTCGCGAAGGAAGCCGGCGTGATGCCGCTCGGCGTCGAAGGCCAGTCCGAAGCCGAATGGGTGCTGGTCGACCTTGGCGACATCATCGTGCACGTGATGCTGCCCCGCATTCGCGAGTTCTATGGGCTGGAACGTCTCTGGACGGTCGGCGACGATGCGCCGCCCGAAGCCGCCAACGACTGA
- the leuS gene encoding leucine--tRNA ligase, which translates to MQDTHDQGTRDQGGYAPDAVETAAQRFWQDTRAFEVTEDAGKPKYYCLSMLPYPSGALHMGHVRNYTIGDVISRFQRQQGRNVLQPMGWDAFGLPAENAAIKNRTAPAKWTYKNIEHMREQLKRMGFAYDWTREVTTCRPEYYQWEQVMFTRLMKKGLVYRKNSVVNWDPVDQTVLANEQVIDGRGWRSGAVVEKREIPQWFLKITAYAQELLDGLDTLPGWPEAVKTMQRNWLGRSQGLEITFDVEGQAEPLKVFTTRPDTLMGVSYVAVAAEHPIAVRAAEGNAGLAEFIESCKSGGVSEAELETQEKRGYYTGVDAVHPITGEKVPVWVANFVLMGYGTGAVMAVPGHDERDWEFAQKYSLPIKMVVVDRGVLDALAEMKRDLGRGEATDATQNALDGGHSDAYATSAAVETVRTFESDIQEAGAYTEHGYLVNSGEFDGLDFDAAFDAIAAKLEAAGRGERRVNWRIRDWGVSRQRYWGCPIPVIYCPTCDAVPVPEDQLPVVLPEDVEFSGVQSPIKADPEWRKTTCPNCGGPAERETDTFDTFMESSWYYARYTSPGANGQVDERANYWTPVDQYIGGIEHAILHLLYFRFYHKLMRDEGLVDSDEPATNLLCQGMVIAETYFRKEADGSSTWFNPADVDVRRDERGRIVGATLRSDGEPVEIGGTEKMSKSKNNGVDPQAMIARYGADTVRLFSMFAAPPDQSLEWNEAGVDGMARFLRRLWRDVTAHAEGGKGQGAHPAGEAARKTLRRQLHETIQKVTDDIGRRQSFNTAIAALMELLNALNRFDDPSEEGVALRQEAFTAVVLLINPFTPHVAHALWQVLGHGETLVEDAGWPVVDPSALVRDSLTYAVQVNGKLRATIEVPASASKDEAEAMAKAVPQVVAQLEGLTVRKVIVVPGKIVNIVAG; encoded by the coding sequence ATGCAGGACACCCACGACCAGGGAACGCGCGACCAGGGCGGCTACGCCCCCGACGCCGTCGAGACCGCCGCCCAGCGCTTCTGGCAGGACACGCGCGCCTTCGAGGTGACCGAAGACGCCGGCAAGCCGAAGTACTACTGCCTCTCGATGCTGCCGTACCCCTCCGGTGCCCTGCACATGGGTCACGTGCGCAATTACACCATCGGCGACGTGATCAGCCGCTTCCAGCGCCAGCAGGGCAGGAACGTGCTGCAGCCGATGGGCTGGGACGCCTTCGGCCTGCCCGCCGAGAACGCCGCGATCAAGAACCGGACCGCGCCGGCGAAGTGGACCTACAAGAACATCGAGCACATGCGCGAGCAGTTGAAGCGCATGGGCTTCGCCTACGACTGGACCCGCGAGGTCACCACCTGCCGCCCCGAGTATTACCAGTGGGAACAGGTGATGTTCACGCGCCTGATGAAGAAGGGCCTGGTCTACCGCAAGAACAGCGTGGTGAACTGGGACCCGGTCGACCAGACCGTGCTCGCCAACGAGCAGGTCATCGACGGCCGCGGCTGGCGCTCGGGCGCCGTCGTCGAGAAGCGCGAGATCCCGCAGTGGTTCCTCAAGATCACCGCTTACGCGCAGGAGCTGCTCGACGGCCTCGACACGCTGCCCGGTTGGCCCGAGGCGGTCAAGACCATGCAGCGCAACTGGCTGGGCCGCTCGCAGGGCCTGGAAATCACCTTCGACGTGGAGGGCCAGGCCGAGCCGCTGAAGGTGTTCACCACGCGCCCGGACACCCTGATGGGCGTGTCCTACGTGGCCGTGGCCGCCGAGCATCCCATCGCCGTGCGTGCCGCCGAGGGCAACGCGGGGCTGGCTGAATTCATCGAGAGCTGCAAGTCCGGCGGCGTCTCCGAGGCCGAGCTGGAAACCCAGGAAAAGCGCGGTTACTACACGGGCGTCGACGCCGTGCACCCGATCACCGGCGAGAAGGTGCCGGTGTGGGTCGCCAATTTCGTGCTCATGGGCTACGGCACCGGCGCGGTCATGGCCGTGCCGGGTCACGACGAGCGCGACTGGGAGTTCGCCCAGAAGTACTCGCTGCCGATCAAGATGGTGGTCGTCGACCGCGGCGTGCTCGACGCGCTGGCCGAAATGAAGCGCGACCTGGGCAGGGGCGAGGCCACCGACGCCACCCAGAACGCGCTCGACGGCGGCCATTCGGACGCCTACGCCACGTCCGCGGCGGTGGAAACCGTGCGCACCTTCGAAAGCGACATCCAGGAAGCCGGTGCCTACACGGAACACGGTTACCTGGTGAATTCCGGCGAATTCGACGGCCTCGATTTCGACGCCGCGTTCGACGCCATCGCCGCGAAGCTCGAAGCCGCCGGCCGCGGGGAGCGCCGGGTCAACTGGCGCATCCGCGACTGGGGCGTGAGCCGCCAGCGCTACTGGGGTTGCCCGATCCCGGTGATCTATTGCCCCACCTGCGACGCGGTGCCGGTGCCGGAGGACCAGCTGCCGGTGGTGCTGCCCGAAGACGTCGAATTCTCCGGCGTGCAGTCGCCGATCAAGGCCGACCCGGAGTGGCGCAAGACCACCTGCCCGAACTGCGGCGGCCCGGCCGAGCGCGAAACCGACACCTTCGATACCTTCATGGAATCGAGCTGGTATTACGCGCGGTACACCAGCCCCGGCGCGAACGGCCAGGTGGACGAGCGCGCCAATTACTGGACGCCGGTCGACCAGTACATCGGCGGCATCGAACACGCGATCCTGCACCTGCTGTACTTCCGCTTCTATCACAAGCTCATGCGCGACGAGGGGCTGGTCGACAGCGACGAGCCGGCCACCAACCTCCTGTGCCAGGGCATGGTCATCGCCGAAACCTACTTCCGCAAGGAAGCCGACGGCTCCAGCACCTGGTTCAACCCGGCCGACGTGGACGTGCGGCGCGACGAGCGCGGCCGCATCGTGGGCGCCACGCTGCGCAGCGACGGCGAGCCGGTGGAGATCGGCGGCACCGAGAAGATGTCCAAGTCGAAGAACAACGGCGTGGACCCGCAGGCGATGATCGCCCGCTACGGTGCCGACACCGTGCGCCTGTTCTCGATGTTCGCCGCGCCGCCCGACCAGTCGCTGGAATGGAACGAGGCCGGCGTGGACGGCATGGCCCGCTTCCTGCGCCGCCTGTGGCGCGACGTGACCGCGCACGCCGAGGGTGGCAAGGGGCAGGGTGCCCACCCGGCCGGCGAAGCCGCGCGCAAGACGTTGCGTCGCCAGTTGCACGAAACCATCCAGAAGGTCACCGACGACATCGGGCGCCGGCAGTCCTTCAACACGGCGATCGCCGCGCTGATGGAACTGCTCAACGCGCTGAACCGCTTCGACGACCCCAGCGAAGAAGGCGTGGCCCTGCGCCAGGAAGCCTTCACCGCCGTGGTGCTGCTCATCAATCCGTTCACGCCGCACGTCGCCCACGCCCTGTGGCAGGTGCTGGGCCATGGGGAAACCCTGGTCGAAGACGCCGGTTGGCCGGTCGTGGATCCCTCGGCCCTGGTGCGCGATTCGCTCACCTACGCGGTTCAGGTCAACGGCAAGCTTCGCGCTACCATCGAGGTGCCGGCGTCGGCGTCGAAAGACGAGGCCGAAGCCATGGCGAAGGCCGTGCCGCAGGTGGTCGCCCAGCTCGAGGGGCTCACCGTACGCAAGGTGATCGTCGTGCCGGGCAAGATCGTCAACATCGTCGCAGGATAA
- the nadD gene encoding nicotinate-nucleotide adenylyltransferase, translated as MSHSRPLAILGGTFDPVHNGHLRGAWEAAEALDAEVRMVPARTPPHRPPPVADAAGRVALLRAALVGQDRLTIDSRELDRDGPSYTVDTLASLREEIGPERPLVLLVGADAFAGLASWHLWRQLFELAHIGVLTRPGGAHALDGELADFVDGRHADRVHGPAGTVLDIPITPLDIAATAIRESFAAGNEPRFLLPSECFADEALLAPYRALGR; from the coding sequence ATGAGCCATTCGCGACCGCTCGCCATCCTCGGCGGCACCTTCGACCCCGTTCACAACGGCCACCTGCGAGGTGCCTGGGAGGCGGCCGAGGCGCTCGACGCCGAGGTGCGCATGGTGCCCGCCCGCACCCCGCCCCATCGTCCGCCGCCGGTGGCCGATGCGGCCGGGCGCGTGGCCCTGCTCCGCGCCGCCCTCGTCGGCCAGGATCGCCTGACCATCGACAGCCGGGAGCTGGATCGCGACGGTCCGTCGTATACCGTCGACACTCTGGCGTCGCTGCGCGAGGAGATCGGGCCCGAGCGTCCGCTGGTGCTGCTCGTCGGGGCCGACGCCTTCGCCGGTCTGGCGTCCTGGCACCTCTGGCGGCAACTGTTCGAACTGGCCCATATCGGCGTGCTGACGCGGCCGGGTGGGGCACACGCCCTGGACGGCGAGCTGGCGGACTTCGTCGATGGCCGCCATGCCGACCGGGTGCATGGCCCGGCGGGGACGGTGCTGGATATCCCCATCACGCCACTGGACATCGCCGCCACGGCGATCCGGGAATCGTTCGCGGCGGGGAACGAACCGCGCTTCCTGCTGCCGTCGGAGTGCTTCGCCGACGAGGCGCTGCTGGCGCCGTACCGGGCGTTGGGGCGCTAA
- the rlmH gene encoding 23S rRNA (pseudouridine(1915)-N(3))-methyltransferase RlmH, which translates to MKARLIAVGERMPAWVAEGFSEYRKRLSHELPLELIEIRPGVRGKGRDDAKAILDEGAAILAALPRDIHVVALDGRGKAWSSEDLGQQLEHWRMGGRDLAFLIGGPDGHAPDVLARADQRWSLGPLTLPHMLVRLVLAEQLYRATTLVAGHPYHRA; encoded by the coding sequence GTGAAGGCGCGCCTCATCGCCGTCGGCGAACGCATGCCGGCCTGGGTGGCCGAGGGCTTTTCCGAATACCGCAAGCGGCTCTCCCATGAGCTTCCGCTCGAACTGATCGAAATACGCCCCGGCGTGCGCGGCAAGGGGCGCGACGATGCGAAGGCGATCCTCGACGAGGGTGCCGCCATCCTCGCCGCGCTGCCGCGCGACATCCACGTGGTCGCGCTCGACGGACGGGGCAAGGCCTGGTCCAGCGAAGATCTCGGTCAGCAGCTCGAACACTGGCGCATGGGCGGCCGCGACCTGGCTTTCCTCATCGGCGGCCCCGACGGCCACGCGCCCGACGTGCTGGCGCGTGCCGACCAGCGCTGGTCGCTGGGGCCGCTCACGCTGCCGCACATGCTCGTGCGGCTGGTGCTGGCCGAACAGCTTTACCGCGCCACCACCCTGGTGGCCGGCCATCCCTACCACCGCGCCTGA
- a CDS encoding Maf family protein gives MLYLASQSPRRRELLGQIGVEHRTLDVDVEEVRRPGETPEAYVSRVARDKALAGFAAVAHEAGARVLAADTEVILGDEVFGKPRDAADAVAMLGRLSGVEHRVLSAVWLVDADGEHEAMALSTVRFATLSAADIAAYVESGEWLGKAGAYAIQGRAAAFVEYLSGTYSGVMGLPLHETSRLLRGQ, from the coding sequence GTGCTCTACCTGGCTTCGCAGTCACCGCGCCGTCGCGAACTCCTCGGCCAGATCGGCGTGGAACATCGCACGCTCGACGTCGACGTGGAGGAGGTGCGGCGCCCGGGCGAGACGCCGGAGGCCTACGTGTCGCGGGTGGCGCGCGACAAGGCCCTGGCGGGGTTCGCGGCGGTGGCGCATGAAGCCGGTGCGCGCGTGCTCGCCGCCGATACCGAGGTGATCCTCGGCGACGAAGTGTTCGGCAAGCCGCGCGACGCGGCCGACGCGGTGGCCATGCTCGGCCGCCTGTCGGGCGTGGAGCACCGCGTGCTTTCGGCGGTCTGGCTCGTCGACGCCGACGGCGAACACGAAGCGATGGCGCTTTCCACGGTACGCTTCGCTACCCTCTCGGCGGCCGACATCGCGGCCTACGTGGAGAGCGGCGAATGGTTAGGCAAGGCCGGCGCTTATGCGATCCAGGGCCGTGCCGCGGCCTTCGTGGAATACCTTTCCGGCACGTATTCGGGTGTGATGGGCTTGCCCTTGCACGAAACTTCCCGACTCCTCAGGGGTCAGTGA
- the holA gene encoding DNA polymerase III subunit delta, which yields MNAGQWQKHLAGDRMAPVYLLAGEELLVLEAADAVRAMARRLGYAEREVLEADSRFDWDDLARASAGLSLFATRRLLDLRLAGGRAGKDGGAAITEFAGNPPPDTTLLITATEWSSKHEATWTKNVDQAGIQVVFNAPRPNEWVQWVGARLASRGLQVTPDAVAMLAERVEGNLLAAAQEVDKLVVLAGDRRLDAPTLESLVADSARFDAFKLTDAAFAGEGARALRILAGLHAEGEELIALMGWMVNQLQLALRLANARDFAAQAKAERLWPAREQLFRKALRRAPREHWMACLARAARIDRMAKGREQGNPWLEAERLVAAIAEPRASVALA from the coding sequence ATGAATGCCGGCCAGTGGCAGAAGCACCTCGCCGGCGATCGCATGGCGCCGGTGTACCTGCTGGCGGGCGAGGAACTGCTGGTGCTCGAAGCCGCCGACGCCGTGCGCGCCATGGCACGGCGCCTGGGGTATGCCGAACGCGAGGTGCTCGAGGCCGATAGCCGCTTCGACTGGGACGACCTGGCCCGCGCCAGCGCCGGCCTGTCGCTCTTCGCCACCCGGCGCCTGCTCGACCTGCGCTTGGCCGGGGGGCGTGCCGGCAAGGATGGCGGCGCGGCGATCACCGAATTCGCCGGCAATCCGCCACCCGACACCACCTTGCTGATCACCGCCACCGAGTGGAGCAGCAAGCACGAAGCGACCTGGACGAAAAACGTCGACCAGGCGGGCATCCAGGTCGTCTTCAATGCGCCGCGTCCGAACGAATGGGTGCAGTGGGTGGGCGCGCGCCTCGCGTCGCGAGGCCTGCAGGTCACGCCCGATGCCGTGGCGATGCTTGCCGAACGCGTGGAAGGCAACCTGCTCGCGGCCGCGCAGGAAGTCGACAAACTCGTGGTGCTGGCCGGCGACCGCCGCCTCGATGCCCCCACGCTGGAAAGCCTCGTGGCCGACAGCGCCCGGTTCGATGCCTTCAAGCTCACCGATGCGGCCTTCGCGGGCGAAGGCGCGCGTGCCTTGCGCATCCTTGCCGGGCTGCATGCCGAGGGTGAGGAACTGATCGCCCTGATGGGCTGGATGGTCAACCAGTTGCAATTGGCGCTGCGCTTGGCCAATGCGCGCGATTTCGCCGCGCAGGCGAAGGCCGAGAGGCTCTGGCCGGCGCGCGAACAGCTTTTCCGCAAGGCCCTGCGTCGCGCGCCGCGCGAACACTGGATGGCCTGCCTGGCGCGCGCCGCGCGCATCGACCGCATGGCCAAGGGCCGCGAACAGGGCAATCCCTGGCTCGAGGCCGAGCGCCTGGTGGCCGCCATCGCCGAGCCGCGCGCGTCGGTGGCCCTCGCATGA
- the lptE gene encoding LPS assembly lipoprotein LptE translates to MSLNRFRPLRAVLVATAVALLAGCGFHLRQSASLPEGMKKIHLTVSGGGKLERDLARALENSGAVIVDKPGADSAELAVTSNTFRTDSLTVSGTARVTEYAVRYHVDFNARAPDGAVLVPNQSVDMSREFSYDATNTIGTASQTEELQRSLIGDMVQSILFRLQAAGAHQAAKPAAQ, encoded by the coding sequence ATGAGCCTGAACCGTTTCCGCCCGTTGCGCGCCGTCCTGGTCGCCACCGCCGTCGCCCTGCTCGCCGGCTGCGGCTTCCATCTTCGCCAGTCGGCATCGCTGCCCGAGGGGATGAAGAAGATCCACCTCACGGTATCGGGCGGCGGCAAGCTCGAGCGCGACCTCGCGCGCGCGCTGGAGAACTCCGGCGCCGTGATCGTCGACAAGCCCGGCGCCGATTCGGCCGAGCTGGCGGTCACCTCCAACACCTTCCGTACCGATTCGCTCACCGTGAGCGGCACGGCGCGCGTCACCGAATATGCCGTTCGCTACCACGTGGATTTCAACGCCCGGGCGCCCGACGGCGCGGTCCTCGTGCCGAACCAGTCGGTCGACATGTCGCGTGAGTTCAGCTACGACGCCACCAACACCATCGGCACGGCGAGCCAGACCGAGGAGCTGCAGCGCAGCCTCATCGGCGACATGGTGCAGTCGATCCTGTTCCGCCTGCAGGCCGCCGGGGCGCACCAGGCGGCGAAGCCCGCCGCGCAGTGA
- the rng gene encoding ribonuclease G: protein MSEEILINVTPRETRVAIVENGMLQEVHVERAQKRGYVGNVYKGRVQRVMPGMQAVFVEIGLERAAFLHASDIVRAPLHTAETEGGKSNGHGPVPSISELVHEGQEIVVQVVKDPIGSKGARLSTHLSIPSRYLVLLPHSRTLGVSVRIEDDAERQRLKDVITPLLGENPLGYIVRTNAEGQSEESLAFDVTYLGKVWRVVQENIAKAKVGERVYEELSLPLRSLRDSLNDGIEKVRVDSRETYEKTVKFVQKFMPVLSDRVEHYSGERPIFDLYGVEDEIQRALRKEVPLKSGGYLIVDQTEAMTTIDVNTGGYLGSRNLEETVYRTNLEAAQAAARQLRLRNLGGIIIIDFIDMIDDEHKRQVLRMLEKGLQRDHAKTTVYPMSALGLVEMTRKRTTESLERQLCEPCPACSGRGTLKTAETVIYEIFREITRAVRQFNAQKLLVMASPKVVGRILEEESAAVAELEEFIAKSIRFQAEEHYSQEQFDVVLL, encoded by the coding sequence GTGAGCGAGGAGATCCTGATCAATGTCACGCCGCGTGAGACGCGCGTGGCGATCGTCGAAAACGGCATGCTGCAGGAGGTCCACGTCGAGCGTGCCCAGAAGCGCGGCTACGTGGGCAACGTGTACAAGGGCCGGGTGCAGCGCGTCATGCCCGGCATGCAGGCGGTGTTCGTGGAGATCGGGCTGGAACGCGCCGCGTTCCTGCACGCCTCCGATATCGTGCGCGCGCCGCTGCACACGGCCGAAACCGAGGGCGGCAAGTCCAATGGACACGGTCCGGTCCCGTCCATCAGCGAGCTGGTGCACGAAGGACAGGAAATCGTCGTCCAGGTGGTGAAGGACCCCATCGGCAGCAAGGGCGCGCGCCTTTCGACGCACCTGTCCATTCCGTCCCGTTACCTCGTGCTGTTGCCGCACTCGCGCACGCTGGGCGTGTCGGTGCGCATCGAGGACGATGCCGAGCGGCAGCGCCTGAAGGACGTCATCACGCCGCTCCTGGGCGAAAACCCGCTGGGTTACATCGTGCGCACGAACGCCGAGGGCCAGTCGGAAGAATCCCTGGCCTTCGATGTCACCTACCTGGGCAAAGTCTGGCGCGTGGTGCAGGAAAACATCGCCAAGGCCAAGGTCGGCGAGCGGGTGTACGAAGAATTGTCGCTGCCGTTGCGTTCGCTGCGCGATTCGCTGAACGACGGCATCGAGAAGGTTCGCGTGGATTCACGCGAAACCTACGAGAAGACGGTCAAATTCGTGCAGAAGTTCATGCCGGTGCTGTCCGACCGCGTCGAACACTATTCCGGCGAACGCCCGATCTTCGACCTCTACGGCGTGGAAGACGAGATCCAGCGCGCGCTGCGCAAGGAGGTGCCGCTGAAGTCGGGTGGCTACCTCATCGTCGACCAGACCGAAGCGATGACCACCATCGACGTGAACACGGGCGGCTACCTCGGCAGCCGCAACCTCGAGGAAACGGTGTACCGCACCAATCTCGAGGCGGCGCAGGCGGCGGCACGCCAGCTTCGCCTGCGCAACCTCGGCGGCATCATCATCATCGACTTCATCGACATGATCGACGACGAGCACAAGCGCCAGGTGTTGCGCATGCTCGAGAAGGGCCTGCAGCGCGACCACGCCAAGACCACGGTCTACCCGATGTCGGCGTTGGGCCTGGTGGAAATGACCCGCAAGCGCACTACCGAAAGCCTGGAGCGTCAGTTGTGCGAGCCATGCCCGGCCTGTAGCGGACGTGGCACGCTGAAGACGGCCGAGACCGTCATCTACGAAATCTTTCGCGAGATCACGCGGGCGGTGCGACAGTTCAACGCGCAAAAGCTGCTGGTCATGGCAAGCCCCAAGGTCGTCGGCCGTATCCTCGAGGAAGAATCGGCCGCGGTCGCGGAACTGGAAGAATTCATCGCCAAGAGCATACGCTTCCAGGCCGAAGAGCATTACTCGCAGGAACAGTTCGATGTCGTTCTCCTCTAA
- a CDS encoding peptide chain release factor 3 has translation MATHLSETRRRRSFAIVSHPDAGKTTLTEKLLLFGGAIQMAGSVKSRKAARHATSDWMALEKERGISVTSSVMQFPYNDAIVNLLDTPGHADFSEDTYRVLTAVDSALMVIDCAKGVEERTIKLMEVCRLRDTPIMTFINKLDREGRSPIELLDEVESVLGIACAPLTWPIGMGSRLKGVYHVLLDEVHVFEPGKNFTRQDSTIFQGLDHPELAARIGEEALSDLRDELELVLGASNPFDIEAYLAGKQTPVFFGSAVNNFGVQLLLDFFVEHAPAPRSRQTLTREVKPEEEKLSGFVFKIQANMDPAHRDRVAFMRICSGTYTAGMKMQQTRTGKEVRIANALTFMASDREIVETAYPGDVIGLHNHGTITIGDTFTEGEPLSFTGIPNFAPELFRRARLRDPMKMKALQKGLAQLSEEGATQFFRPLMSNDLILGAVGVLQFDVVAYRLKDEYNVDASFEQVGVATARWIHCDDAKKLEEFREKNAANLAIDAAGELVYLAPTRVNLQLAQERWPQVRFSATREHAASVEV, from the coding sequence ATGGCCACACACCTCTCCGAAACCCGGCGCCGGCGCAGCTTCGCCATCGTCAGCCACCCCGACGCGGGCAAGACCACGCTGACCGAAAAGCTGCTGCTGTTCGGAGGCGCGATCCAGATGGCCGGCTCGGTGAAGAGCCGCAAGGCGGCCCGCCACGCCACCTCCGACTGGATGGCGCTGGAAAAGGAGCGCGGCATCTCGGTCACCTCGTCGGTGATGCAGTTCCCGTACAACGACGCCATCGTCAACCTGCTCGACACCCCGGGCCACGCGGACTTCTCCGAAGACACCTACCGCGTGCTCACCGCGGTGGACTCGGCCTTGATGGTGATCGACTGCGCGAAGGGCGTCGAGGAACGCACCATCAAGCTCATGGAAGTGTGCCGCCTGCGCGACACGCCCATCATGACGTTCATCAACAAGCTCGACCGCGAGGGCCGCTCGCCCATCGAACTGCTCGACGAGGTGGAATCGGTGCTGGGCATCGCCTGCGCGCCGCTTACCTGGCCCATCGGCATGGGGTCGCGCCTGAAGGGCGTGTACCACGTGCTGCTCGACGAAGTGCACGTGTTCGAACCGGGCAAGAACTTCACCCGCCAGGATTCCACCATCTTCCAGGGGCTCGACCACCCCGAACTGGCGGCCCGCATCGGCGAGGAAGCCTTGAGCGACCTGCGCGACGAACTGGAGCTGGTGCTCGGCGCCTCCAACCCGTTCGACATCGAGGCCTACCTCGCCGGCAAGCAGACGCCGGTGTTCTTCGGCTCGGCGGTGAACAACTTCGGCGTGCAGCTGCTGCTGGACTTCTTCGTGGAGCACGCGCCCGCGCCGCGCTCGCGGCAGACGCTCACCCGCGAGGTGAAACCCGAGGAAGAGAAGCTTTCCGGCTTCGTCTTCAAGATCCAGGCCAACATGGACCCGGCCCATCGCGACCGCGTGGCCTTCATGCGCATCTGTTCGGGCACGTATACCGCCGGCATGAAGATGCAGCAGACGCGCACGGGCAAGGAAGTGCGCATCGCCAACGCGCTCACCTTCATGGCCTCCGACCGCGAGATCGTCGAGACGGCCTACCCCGGCGACGTGATCGGCCTGCACAACCACGGCACCATCACCATCGGCGACACCTTCACCGAAGGCGAGCCCCTGTCGTTCACCGGCATCCCCAACTTCGCGCCCGAGCTGTTCCGTCGCGCGCGCCTGCGCGACCCGATGAAGATGAAGGCCTTGCAGAAAGGCTTGGCGCAGCTGTCCGAGGAAGGTGCCACGCAGTTCTTCCGCCCACTGATGTCCAACGACCTCATCCTGGGCGCCGTGGGCGTACTGCAGTTCGACGTGGTGGCCTATCGCCTCAAGGACGAATACAACGTCGACGCGAGCTTCGAACAGGTGGGCGTGGCCACGGCGCGCTGGATTCACTGCGACGACGCGAAGAAGCTCGAGGAATTCCGTGAAAAGAACGCGGCCAACCTCGCCATCGATGCGGCGGGTGAGCTCGTTTACCTCGCGCCGACGCGGGTGAACCTGCAACTGGCGCAGGAGCGTTGGCCGCAGGTGCGCTTCTCGGCCACGCGCGAGCATGCGGCATCGGTCGAGGTTTGA